The Cottoperca gobio chromosome 15, fCotGob3.1, whole genome shotgun sequence genome segment gaaaaaaatgtgttaaagtaCTTTGAAATGTGTGTAGTTATGAAGACTAGTGAGCTGACGGTGACGATTCAAATGATGATAAATGTGATTTTGTTTGGCCTCTGTGGGCCTCAGGGTAGGACGTTTGAGATTAAACCTTATACCCTTCACAAGACAATATACAGACAATTATATTCTAGTTATTCAGATAGATgaacatggttttatttttttatttaccagATGTACTTATTATAAAATGTGCAGCTATTGGCTGGTGTGCAGCTCATATTTTCACACCTTTCAGAATGTGAGGAATTCTGCACCCATGACGCAACTCCCCCTTCTTCTTGCTCCTCTTGGCAGACCTTCCTCTGGGCCTTGTATTAATCCGCCAGAAAGCGCTGGTGGGCAACTTGCCAGGCAACCACAAAGTCTACAAGATCACCAAGATAGCAGTCATTCCTCTGTCTGATGAAGAGCCTCAGGAGCTTGAGCTGGAGGTGTGTACTCTCATGCTGTGATGAGAAATCAGAGTCGGTGTTAATGTACCCCCGGCAATCGGTATAATGGTGCTTGTGAGAATCCTGAgttgtgtttaattattttatttaatatacccAAAAATACCCTGTATGCATCACCGTATGATTCATCTCTGATGTGAGttgtagtttttttattttcttcactaAAAGATCTGTTTTATTTTCGGAGTGAAAATAAAATCCCAGACATATAATCACTGCAATAGATCGCAAAGGAAGTTGAATATTACTAAGATTTCAGTCTTTCAGGGAAACTTCATGGATGGTGAGACAGAAACTTATTTTCAAGTGAGTAAATCCGGAGCAGGATGAGCGTCCCTGGATAGTCTTTTAGACCCCATCCTGTTGTAGATTGTCCTTGTACTGCACAATGATTATTCCACCCCTGTTGTGCCTAGAAATCCTATAGATCAATATAGCTGTTAGATTGTTTACTGTGTCAGTCTAGGAAAATGAGAACTACAtatagtactgtactgtattgttTTTGGCTGTTTGTAGTGGGTAgtgattacatttgtttatttgtttttagaaaCTAAAGGTGGTGTGGCTATTTCTTTAACTTTCCAAATTTCCCTACCATGTGTATGCATATGCATAGATTTGATAGAGGATCCTCTTTTTCAGCTTTGCAAGAAGCACCACTTTGGAATCGACAAACCAGAGAAGCTGGCCCCGTCGCCCGATGACTCAAAGTTCTTGATGAAAACCTTCAGCCAGATCAAATCTAATGTAGCTGTGCCCATcaagaaaaaggtattttttgtGCTGTATTCTGTCATCCTTAAGCCGACACGCTACGTTTTTTGTCTTTCGTGCTTTTAAGTTCTTATGggatttagttttctttgattTTTCAACTTACCGCTTTTTTCTATCCACACACCCATTCCAGTATTCCCCTGCCTTCCAGGTCAAGGAAAATAAAGAGAAGGAACGTCTGGAGAGGCGGCTGCTGGATGAGCTGTACAAGATATTCATGGACTCTGATTCCTTCTACTACAGCGAGACCTACGACCTGACAAACACTGTGCAGCGTCAGGGAGACTCTGAGAAGTCCAGCTTACCCTTATGGAAACAGGTATGGAGCGAAACGCAGCTCGTTGGGCTCGTTGACTTATTTATATCCCAAAACCCTTCCGTCCGATTGACAACCATTTTAATTCTTTGTGAAAGGTGGACGACCGTTTCTTCTGGAATAAACACATGATCCAAGACCTTATTGACCTTCAGGTAAATTATTGTTCCACACAGAAATATTTGGacacatttattgtttgtttctctcattACAGAATTGAATAAGTGCACTTTGCCCCCACATATGTTTTTCTTCAACATTGTCAGCTCAAAGGGCGTAGCTGGCCCTGCTGTGTAAGCGAGGCAGTTGTGTGTAATGATAATTAACAGCTTTATCAGTAGAGTATGCGCAGTGAAAGAAGGACTAACGGCTCCGTCATACAAAGTGCGTGGGATGCAAGGTGCTTCCTTACCAACCTGACAAACGGCATCCTAAGCTTCTTGTCCTGATgttatttttaatctttttgaATGCTCCAGGTGCCAGAGGTGGACTTCTGGGTGATCCCCATCATCCAGGGCTTTGTACAGGTGGAGGAACTGGTGGTGAACTACAACGAGACGTCCGATGAGGAGAGGAGCAGCCCTGAGACGCCACCACAGGAGATCACCTGTGTTGATGACATCCATCCCCGCTTCACTGTGGCTCTTATCTCCAGACGCAGCCGCCACCGCGCAGGTAGAGCTACTGTTGCTGTCAGCTTGGCCTAGAGGAAGGTCATGCCTGAACTGATTCAGCCTAAATATATGGGTTATGTTGTGTAACTGGGACATCCATATAGGGCTTCTTTCACAAAAGGCTTTGAATAACTCTGCTGAAAGTTATGTCTTTATTCCCTTCAAGTGGAGCATGATCTGTGATATAAATAATCTGAATAGTGTTGATGCATTCTCCTTGCCCAAAGGGATGCGGTACAAGCGCAGAGGAGTGGATACCGATGGCCATGTGGCTAACTATGTGGAGACGGAGCAGTTGATCCACGTGCACAGCCACACCCTGTCCTTCGTGCAGACTCGTGGCTCCGTGCCTGTCTTCTGGAGCCAGGCGGGGTACCGCTACAATCCCCGGCCACGCTTGGAGAAAGGTCAGCAGAACTACCACATTATCTtgcatacattatttatttattatagttttattaaaagaaaaaagacatttcattcTGTACCAGTGTTCTCTTAAGGTCCTGCACACCTGCCCAGTGTATTTGAGGGTTGTCCTATCAACCAAATATAGTTATCTTGTCAGTCATTATTCCTTGCTCCCATTgtctgtaaatatgttttgactGGGATTTGGAAGAATTATAGATTGAATATGAAGAATCTTTGTTGTGTCTTCAGGTGAATTTCTAACTTTTCTTTAAGGAAACCGCACTTCTGTCTGTAAAGTCTGCAAACTAgatctctttgtgtctttattaCGATTCAATTATATGGAAATcatttgtatgcatgtttttCTGTTCCAGGAGAGAAGGAGACCATGTCTTACTTTTCTGCTCACTTTGAAGAACAGCTTAAACTCTACAAGACGCAGGTGGGTTGGCTTGCCAGAGTGTATGCTTGGGAATGTGCTTAGCATAGCTTTTGTCTACTTGGATGCATCGGTCTTGTGTTAGGATTGTTTAAAACACCACTGTGGTCATTCTGTCACCTGTGGATGCATATAGCGTGAACGACCATGTGCTTCATGTCGGAGCATCCCGACTAGAATTGTTGTCCTCCCTCGAACATTAAGCATCTCCGTGTGTTTCCACAGGAAAGGCTTAAAAGGGGCATAAATGTTACACACAAGGCTAAATGGCTGCGCTCTTCATTGTCCTCTTTAGGTCATCATTAACTTAGTGGATCAAGGTGGGCGGGAGAAGATAATTGGCGACGCATATCTGAAGCAAGTCCTGCTTTACAACAACCCAAACCTCACATATGTTTCGTTTGACTTTCATGAGCACTGGTAAGAGAAACGCATCCCTCAACAGTGTGACTTTTTCATGAATGTAGTCGTCCTATTTCAAACCACGTTGCATTTACTTCCTCTTTCGTGCTTCTTATATCCTGTTTCTCAGCCGAGGTATGAAGTTTGAGAATGTGCAAATACTGACTGATGCGATCTCTGACCTCATCACTGACATGAAGTGGGCCTGGTAAGTGTTGTGACAGATGCTGACATCATGAACTCTTACTTATCTTCATTGGGTTACATTGATTTGTTTAGttagaaaacatgaatgaactGCTTGTAGGCTACAGGGCACATTAGTAATCCTGTTTATTATTGggctaaatgtgtatttctatGAATGCATcctattataaatgtattttcctccGTCAGGGTGGATCAGGCCGGAGTCATTTGCAAGCAGGAGGGTATCTTTCGAATCAACTGTATGGACTGCCTGGACAGGACCAACGTGGTGCAGGCTGCTGTTGCTCGGGCGGTGATGGAACAACAGGTGAGAGCTCTTCCTTGTTTGGACCCAGGGAAAAGTGCTTTACACACATTTGTTAGTACAAAGTTACATTGTTCATTATGAAACTTGTTTCCATCTAATTAAACACAACTTTGTTCTCCCGGGAGCACATTAAGTATGTCaataatcaaatattatttttatatatatgattaATTATTCacaggaataaaatgtttatattttataaataatactaatactatataataatcAACATCATCATTGACATATTGTATATGACTGggattacaaagtgctttacagaagCTGTGAGCGGGATTCAGCAGATTCACTTTGCAACATGAATCCTTGTCTGTGTTGGTTTGTTGGCAGCTTACTTCATGTTTGTTCAACAGATCACTGACATCTGCATATATTTGCTGCTCACTTTACACACTGACGGCAGATCTTTGATGCTCGTACTGCAAAGATGGCAGAACAGATAGTTAGTGCACATCAACACCCAAAGTCTTTTTAGCGTTCTAGAAATCCAGCAACTCCAACTCCATCATTTCGGATCACATTTAGTTTGCAGATAAAATTGTAAATTGATTTagataaatatgtaaataaatatatgcgGATCTTTCCCACTGATGCAGTGTAAACGGAAAGAGAAGCGTCACCATGTACGTGTACGTTTTTACAGCCTCCCCATGGACAAAAATGTCTTGTGTCTTCCTACAGCTGAAGAAACTGGGTGTGATGCCTCCAGAGCAGCCTCTGCCTCTCAAATGCTACAAGATTTATCAGATCATGTGGGCCAACAACGGAGATACCATCAGCAGACAGTACGCAGGCACAGCAGCGCTCAAGGTAACATCATTGTCTTTTCACACTCGTTCACATCTGATTCAGTGTTGCTTAAACAAACAGTAAGGAAGTGCCACCTGATTCCATTGACAAACAGCAATTTGACTTTGGTGACtccaaactaaccctttaaaacaccaaagtcacacaataacacaaactaactaactgatgGAGGCAGCGGTAAACCAGCAACTCCCGTGTTTTTGAAGgtaaaattattgtttttgtcaacggagtctggtggctttgcaGACGGTACAGATAACGACTTACTGTGGATCAGTTCCCTCATACAACCGCACTTCAAAACATCCGTactatccctttaaaaaggGATTGAAATCACAGAGGGTCACAAGTCAAAGATGAgtctaaatgtatatttaacaGACGCTGTATGATCTGTTTCAGGGAGATTTCACCAGGACGGGGGAGAGGAGACTAGCTGGTGTGATGAAGGATGGCGTGAACTCTGCCAACCGCTACTATCTGAACCGCTTCAGGGATGCCTACAGACAATCGGTCATTGGTAAGGAAAAACAGATGCATATTATAGCTGTATTTGTACCCACATTATCCCACAATCTGCTGAATCTTCTGAATCCTCTGCCTTTCCCTGCAGATCTAATGATGGGCCTGCCAGTGACAGAGGACCTGTACTCCATCTTCAGTAAGGAGAAGGAGcatgaagagaaagagatagagagccAGAGAGGAGCGCAGGAGCAGGTCAGCCTCCTGCTGCAGACCTACATGCAGCTCTTGCTGCCTGATGATGAGAAGTTTCATGGAGGTTGGGCCCTCATAAATTGTGACATGAGGTTCGTTGCTAGCTGCCCTGTCTATTGCACTACGTATACTATGGTACAGTAGTTTCTGAAGTGCTCTTTTGACCGTTTTCTCATTTCCCACCAGCCTCGTTGATGCAACCAACAAAGATGTGgatgtgctgctgctcctgTCTGACAAAGCCTATTACATTGCTTAGTAAGTCTGACTTTAAATGCGCCAACATTTCTCTCTTTAGAAACGGTTCTAAATAGATTCACTTATCTTTGCCTTTATTTTCTTGCAGCTACGATGAAGAAGCAGATAAAGTCAACCAATACCAGCGCCTCAATTTAGAGGGTTTGGAAAAGATTGAAATTGGTAAGAAGTAAGAGTCAAAGGAGAAGTGAGGATTCTTCTTGTTCCCTCACTGAGTCACCCAACACTTCCCGAAAGTGTGCTTAACAGTTTCTCAGTAACCTTTTAGCAATATCTCCGCTTATGATTCATGCAAGGAAATTGAGGCACTACAAATGGAAGTTACAAgtggtgttttcttttgcaGGTCCAGAGCCGACTCTGTTTGGGAAGCCAAAGTTCTGCTGCATGCGCTTACATTACAGGAGTGAAGAGACGAGTGGATACTTTCACACGCTGAGAGCAGCAACACGAAATCCTGAGGATGATGGAAAAGGTAGGATGTAATTCTTTAAATTCTCTAAAGGGCAAGAAAAGGAAACTTTCTAGATTGTAAACTGCAAATACTAGTTGAAGCTGACTTGTGAAATATTTCAGACACGTTACAATGCATAGCGGAGATGCTTCGCATAACCAAACAGGCCACGGGGCTGGACATGCTTGTGGTTGAAAAGAAGCTGGAGAGGTGAGTAATAATTTGTCATCATTATTTACCGCTGCGCTGcttattttccacttttactCAGTTGCATCTTTTAACCAACATCAGTACtactattaaatataaatacattttcaaaatgttgttttctttatgaaatgtcactgtttttaatgaaaaacaaaacatccccACAATTATTGATtgattagcaacaacattgattttgatgcagttttatgttttgtgcagtGTCAGATAAAGAAATGATATAAAGATAGGGCACATTTTTAACCACTTTCAGTCCTGCTCATAAATAGCAAATATTAATTACTTTTCAGAAATGTAACCCTTTAAAtgacagtttgtttacataatgccactATTTTATGTATACTAGATGCTAGGGGGATTTTTTTCTCAGTCTGGGTTATGTCAATGATTAGCAGcaatattgattttaaatgcattGCAATAAACACATAATACAGCGGCAATGCTTCTTGTGGAACCCAGGAAAATAGCATGTGTTTGCCCCATAGGGCGAGCATGAGAAAATGGCTCAATCTGGTGAAGAATAGTTAAAAACTGATTTGATATAATGCCTGGTGCTCTGCTGTAATGGCTGTGGGATtaaaaagtgttgttttaatgCAGTTCTATGGGAAAATGTTTGTCCTTAAGGGTCTGAATGTCTGTATTTTGGCACCAGAATGTAtgccatatgcattaacacagccATAAATGTCCCTTGTGCGGCACAAGGGTTAATTAGTCTGTTTCTTTTTcccatatttaaatgtaataaagataAACATTTGCAGCCATCACaatttttaacttttaacctTTTTACGTGGTTTGTATCTGTGTTTCAGGCGGCAGAGTAAACCTCATGAGGATATAATGGGCATCCAGAACAAACCTGCTGACCAGGTCCAGGGTAGCTCTGGTCTGGCTCAGGGCAAAAGTTTTCTCCTCAACAAATTCTCCTCTCTCAATCAGAAAGTGAAACAGACCAAGACGAACGTAAACATTGGCACCTTCAAGCCCCTCGGGAGGTTGGGCAACTTCTCTAAGCCTGATGTAAAAGTAAATTTCCTCAAGCCAACTATGCACGTCAACCTGTGGAAGTCGGACAGCAGCTTGGAGACATCGGATAACAACCCCGGCACAGGAGCCCTAAAGGATATCGGTGACAGGCACTCTGAAATCTCAGACGACTCTGACTCTTATAATTCTGACCCAGAGCACCCGTGTTCTGGTTCTTTAGAAAACGTGGACTATGTGCTGCCCAGTTGCGGCATTGTAGCATCAAACCCCCGACTGGGCAGTCGCTCCCAGTCTATTGGCAGCGTGGAGCTGAATATCCCGTCCGTTATCCGAATCACTGGCTGCGACGGGAAGCAGGAAAGCCCCTCTCAAGTCAGTGATGACAAGTCCCCTGGGTCCGCCTCGGTGGCTGAAGAAGCCATTCTGATTGACTTTGGTACTCCTATTGATGCCTACTGCCACCAGTTTGTCCAGGATGCACAGACCCAACCTGTTGAGGTGTTTGGAGAGCAGCCACCAGCCGGCGTCCCCCCATTCAACCCTGCGGTGCCTGTGAAGAATAAAACCCTAGCAGACTCTGAGAAGCAGCCGAGCTCCGAGTGGCAGCCCGAGCCGGAGGAGCCGCAGCTCCCCAGGCCGTCCCAGCTAGACGTCGACTCCACTACCTCCAATTCCAACCTCCTCACCGTCCAGAAGCCCAACTCTGCGGCCTCAGGAGGCTCTCAGAGGAGTCTGTGTTCACAGATGGAGGGCAGCCTCGGCCCTTCACCCGCCGACAGCAACGGCAGCCGAGTGGTGTCCCCCTTCGCAAAGATCAAGAGCTCCATGGTCCAGGTGGCCAGCCTCACTCAGGCGGGACTCACCCAGGGCATCAATTTTGCTGTGGCAAAGGTACAGAAGAGCCCAGAGCCAGATACTGTCAACGAAGCCCAAGAGAACGAGCTGAAGGCAATGTTTACACAGTGCCAGACCAGGATCATTCAGATCTAGTGCTTTCCTTGTAGCAGGATTTTGTAGTTGTACGTCGTGTAGAAACTTCCTGTACGGTAGCAGTAGCAAAAGCTTGCACTGAGCGTCACTACTCAGCCAAGAAATGCGCTCTTGAATTTGCCCTTTAGTTAAACCTGCTGTGTTGATGACTCTTGTACAGAACTTAGAAATATACTTAAGCCCAACATGGCAGTGAGCGTGTTTACATGCACATGATTATGGATCCCCTTACTCTTTAAGAGGGCACTGGCTGTGTTGTCTGATCTAAGGGACGTTTAGCTCATATCCATTTTTGCCATGCAACCTCGCACAATGTTACGTGTTCATTTATCAATTGTGTTATAATTCCCATGACCAATTTTATAGAACATTTGACTGAAATGAGTGTTTGTACATCCAATTCTTAAATCACTCCAGAAATACCACTACCGTTAAAGTAAGATGTTCTACGAgtagttttattttcaaatttcGAGGATATTCTCCCCAATGATTACCTTAGGAGACACATGACGAGGCATAAGAAGATATTTAggtttttaagatgttttaaacTGTACCTCCTGGAGTAGtaattgtgtgcatgtaaacaggtAGCATTAGCTGTATGTTGAAAGACCAATCTGACTTTATCATGTACTGTACGTCATCCTGTATGTGCAGGTCACTTATCGGCATTTGTGATATAGACACATAATAACCTTCAATTTGTGACAGTTGTTGTAGAATCCGACCAAATATCTTTTGGGATTTCCCAAAGGACAATTCTGTGTGTATAGCTGTCAGAAACTAGCCAGACGACATACTGTACGTAGTTATCCTATGTAATATCAATGTTGTCAAGTGTAACTTAGAAGATATAACGTTCTAGAAATCATGACTACACAAGACCTTAGTAAGAGTATCCCGGTTGTTGATATGTAGTGAGTATCTTCCGTTTGTTTCTGAGTAGAGCCTTCCCTTAAGCTTTTTTCGTATTGATGGTAGGGAGGCATCTTAATATGTTCTGAGAGGTATGAGCATTATATTTTGAATAGGACGCCCAGTACTGTCATTGCTAACCATGAATAACCACGAAACTACTGGTTGGAGTTTGTTTTTGATAGAGAAATGTAATGAAACTATTCTGCTAATGGTTGTACTAATTCACTAATGAGGGTTTGTCTGAACAGAGTCCTCGGCCAGCGTTGTACATTGACGTCGCATGTCAGGAGAGTAgcatatagtagatatatatgcaatTGCACCCATCCAATTATTAGACACACTGACGCTTTATGCACTCCCCAAACTGAAAGCATATTTGCCTTAACAGGGAATTGAAGTGGGATTATGATGTATATCAGGTATTTATGGCAAAATCTACCTTTTTAAGTCCATTATTTACATGTTACATTTGGTGTACTGTATGAAAAGATCATGTTCAGGGTTACTGTATGTCATCAAGCTTTATCTTGGGATATTTCATCCACGGGCTCAATCGTTCTCCATGGAAATAAGATGGTTCTtcttcgtgtgtgtgtacagtatgtgtgagttagcagccctgctgctgctgctggtattTAGGAGCTTGGAGCCCTAGTTATATGTATGTGCTATAAAGCCGTAAACATTGTTATATTGTACGTGGCTTTCCGTTGACCTCGAGACGTGAGGTTTCCCCCGTTACACTTGTTgtcattcagtaaaaatgtcCTACATGACCTTGTTACCGTCCTCCAGAAGAAATTCTAATGAACCATCTTATCACACAGCTTTGTATATCTATGattaattctaataataataataatctggtTTGCTACGAGCTGAAATATCCCAAGATAAACACGtttcatatttctttgtgttattgttgccTGTTTTCTGCACTCAGTT includes the following:
- the inpp5f gene encoding phosphatidylinositide phosphatase SAC2 isoform X2, coding for MELFQAKDEYILQRGDRALWCSRKDGTMTVRPATDLLLAWNPVCLGLVEGVIGKIQLHTDLPLGLVLIRQKALVGNLPGNHKVYKITKIAVIPLSDEEPQELELELCKKHHFGIDKPEKLAPSPDDSKFLMKTFSQIKSNVAVPIKKKVKENKEKERLERRLLDELYKIFMDSDSFYYSETYDLTNTVQRQGDSEKSSLPLWKQVDDRFFWNKHMIQDLIDLQVPEVDFWVIPIIQGFVQVEELVVNYNETSDEERSSPETPPQEITCVDDIHPRFTVALISRRSRHRAGMRYKRRGVDTDGHVANYVETEQLIHVHSHTLSFVQTRGSVPVFWSQAGYRYNPRPRLEKGEKETMSYFSAHFEEQLKLYKTQVIINLVDQGGREKIIGDAYLKQVLLYNNPNLTYVSFDFHEHCRGMKFENVQILTDAISDLITDMKWAWVDQAGVICKQEGIFRINCMDCLDRTNVVQAAVARAVMEQQLKKLGVMPPEQPLPLKCYKIYQIMWANNGDTISRQYAGTAALKGDFTRTGERRLAGVMKDGVNSANRYYLNRFRDAYRQSVIDLMMGLPVTEDLYSIFSKEKEHEEKEIESQRGAQEQVSLLLQTYMQLLLPDDEKFHGGWALINCDMSLVDATNKDVDVLLLLSDKAYYIAYYDEEADKVNQYQRLNLEGLEKIEIGPEPTLFGKPKFCCMRLHYRSEETSGYFHTLRAATRNPEDDGKDTLQCIAEMLRITKQATGLDMLVVEKKLERRQSKPHEDIMGIQNKPADQVQGSSGLAQGKSFLLNKFSSLNQKVKQTKTNVNIGTFKPLGRLGNFSKPDVKVNFLKPTMHVNLWKSDSSLETSDNNPGTGALKDIGDRHSEISDDSDSYNSDPEHPCSGSLENVDYVLPSCGIVASNPRLGSRSQSIGSVELNIPSVIRITGCDGKQESPSQVSDDKSPGSASVAEEAILIDFGTPIDAYCHQFVQDAQTQPVEVFGEQPPAGVPPFNPAVPVKNKTLADSEKQPSSEWQPEPEEPQLPRPSQLDVDSTTSNSNLLTVQKPNSAASGGSQRSLCSQMEGSLGPSPADSNGSRVVSPFAKIKSSMVQVASLTQAGLTQGINFAVAKVQKSPEPDTVNEAQENELKAMFTQCQTRIIQI
- the inpp5f gene encoding phosphatidylinositide phosphatase SAC2 isoform X1; translation: MELFQAKDEYILQRGDRALWCSRKDGTMTVRPATDLLLAWNPVCLGLVEGVIGKIQLHTDLPLGLVLIRQKALVGNLPGNHKVYKITKIAVIPLSDEEPQELELELCKKHHFGIDKPEKLAPSPDDSKFLMKTFSQIKSNVAVPIKKKYSPAFQVKENKEKERLERRLLDELYKIFMDSDSFYYSETYDLTNTVQRQGDSEKSSLPLWKQVDDRFFWNKHMIQDLIDLQVPEVDFWVIPIIQGFVQVEELVVNYNETSDEERSSPETPPQEITCVDDIHPRFTVALISRRSRHRAGMRYKRRGVDTDGHVANYVETEQLIHVHSHTLSFVQTRGSVPVFWSQAGYRYNPRPRLEKGEKETMSYFSAHFEEQLKLYKTQVIINLVDQGGREKIIGDAYLKQVLLYNNPNLTYVSFDFHEHCRGMKFENVQILTDAISDLITDMKWAWVDQAGVICKQEGIFRINCMDCLDRTNVVQAAVARAVMEQQLKKLGVMPPEQPLPLKCYKIYQIMWANNGDTISRQYAGTAALKGDFTRTGERRLAGVMKDGVNSANRYYLNRFRDAYRQSVIDLMMGLPVTEDLYSIFSKEKEHEEKEIESQRGAQEQVSLLLQTYMQLLLPDDEKFHGGWALINCDMSLVDATNKDVDVLLLLSDKAYYIAYYDEEADKVNQYQRLNLEGLEKIEIGPEPTLFGKPKFCCMRLHYRSEETSGYFHTLRAATRNPEDDGKDTLQCIAEMLRITKQATGLDMLVVEKKLERRQSKPHEDIMGIQNKPADQVQGSSGLAQGKSFLLNKFSSLNQKVKQTKTNVNIGTFKPLGRLGNFSKPDVKVNFLKPTMHVNLWKSDSSLETSDNNPGTGALKDIGDRHSEISDDSDSYNSDPEHPCSGSLENVDYVLPSCGIVASNPRLGSRSQSIGSVELNIPSVIRITGCDGKQESPSQVSDDKSPGSASVAEEAILIDFGTPIDAYCHQFVQDAQTQPVEVFGEQPPAGVPPFNPAVPVKNKTLADSEKQPSSEWQPEPEEPQLPRPSQLDVDSTTSNSNLLTVQKPNSAASGGSQRSLCSQMEGSLGPSPADSNGSRVVSPFAKIKSSMVQVASLTQAGLTQGINFAVAKVQKSPEPDTVNEAQENELKAMFTQCQTRIIQI
- the inpp5f gene encoding phosphatidylinositide phosphatase SAC2 isoform X3, whose translation is MKTFSQIKSNVAVPIKKKYSPAFQVKENKEKERLERRLLDELYKIFMDSDSFYYSETYDLTNTVQRQGDSEKSSLPLWKQVDDRFFWNKHMIQDLIDLQVPEVDFWVIPIIQGFVQVEELVVNYNETSDEERSSPETPPQEITCVDDIHPRFTVALISRRSRHRAGMRYKRRGVDTDGHVANYVETEQLIHVHSHTLSFVQTRGSVPVFWSQAGYRYNPRPRLEKGEKETMSYFSAHFEEQLKLYKTQVIINLVDQGGREKIIGDAYLKQVLLYNNPNLTYVSFDFHEHCRGMKFENVQILTDAISDLITDMKWAWVDQAGVICKQEGIFRINCMDCLDRTNVVQAAVARAVMEQQLKKLGVMPPEQPLPLKCYKIYQIMWANNGDTISRQYAGTAALKGDFTRTGERRLAGVMKDGVNSANRYYLNRFRDAYRQSVIDLMMGLPVTEDLYSIFSKEKEHEEKEIESQRGAQEQVSLLLQTYMQLLLPDDEKFHGGWALINCDMSLVDATNKDVDVLLLLSDKAYYIAYYDEEADKVNQYQRLNLEGLEKIEIGPEPTLFGKPKFCCMRLHYRSEETSGYFHTLRAATRNPEDDGKDTLQCIAEMLRITKQATGLDMLVVEKKLERRQSKPHEDIMGIQNKPADQVQGSSGLAQGKSFLLNKFSSLNQKVKQTKTNVNIGTFKPLGRLGNFSKPDVKVNFLKPTMHVNLWKSDSSLETSDNNPGTGALKDIGDRHSEISDDSDSYNSDPEHPCSGSLENVDYVLPSCGIVASNPRLGSRSQSIGSVELNIPSVIRITGCDGKQESPSQVSDDKSPGSASVAEEAILIDFGTPIDAYCHQFVQDAQTQPVEVFGEQPPAGVPPFNPAVPVKNKTLADSEKQPSSEWQPEPEEPQLPRPSQLDVDSTTSNSNLLTVQKPNSAASGGSQRSLCSQMEGSLGPSPADSNGSRVVSPFAKIKSSMVQVASLTQAGLTQGINFAVAKVQKSPEPDTVNEAQENELKAMFTQCQTRIIQI